A single genomic interval of Streptomyces sp. NBC_00663 harbors:
- a CDS encoding DUF397 domain-containing protein, with product MIDTELQWFKSSYSSDEGGACVEVATQPAIVHIRDSKTPAAPHLTVTPAAWAAFLTRQ from the coding sequence ATGATCGACACCGAACTTCAGTGGTTCAAGTCGAGCTACAGCAGCGATGAGGGCGGCGCATGCGTGGAGGTGGCCACCCAGCCGGCCATCGTCCACATCCGCGACTCCAAGACCCCGGCCGCCCCCCACCTCACCGTCACCCCCGCCGCCTGGGCCGCCTTCCTCACGCGGCAATAG
- a CDS encoding sugar ABC transporter substrate-binding protein, which yields MNAPTPHRTAAARLALAVGCALLLTSCGVVDAAEGGDSTQRPKKREDLTVGLLLPDKETKRFEKFDYPLIKARVADLTHGKGKVRYANAEASAKRQSTQFDQMIAARVDAILVDAVDAKAIAPDVRKAKEAGIHVIAYDRLAEGPVDAYISHDNELVGEVQGRALMEALGAKAETSKIVMLNGSPADPNTARFKQGALGVLQNKVSIAKSYDVQEWLPKVAEADMEKAIAAIGLNNIAAVYSANDGMAGAAIDALKKAGATTLPPVTGQDADLPAVQRIVAGEQYMTVYKSFLEEANNAAEIAVAKIQEQDIMFDSLTQDTVDSPTQDDIPSMLVPVVALTKENIKTTVIKDGVYTVKDICTAEYAADCAAIGLE from the coding sequence GTGAACGCTCCCACCCCCCACAGAACCGCCGCCGCACGTCTCGCCCTGGCAGTCGGCTGCGCGCTCCTCCTCACCTCGTGCGGGGTCGTCGACGCCGCGGAGGGCGGTGACAGCACGCAGCGCCCAAAGAAGCGGGAGGACCTCACGGTGGGGCTGCTCCTGCCGGACAAGGAGACCAAGCGGTTCGAGAAGTTCGACTACCCCCTCATCAAGGCCCGCGTCGCCGACCTCACCCACGGCAAGGGGAAGGTCCGCTACGCCAACGCCGAGGCGAGCGCGAAGCGGCAGAGCACACAGTTCGACCAGATGATCGCCGCGCGCGTCGACGCGATCCTGGTGGACGCGGTCGACGCCAAGGCGATCGCGCCGGACGTGCGGAAGGCGAAGGAGGCGGGGATCCATGTCATCGCCTACGACCGTCTCGCCGAGGGTCCGGTCGACGCGTACATATCCCACGACAACGAGCTGGTCGGCGAGGTCCAGGGCCGCGCCCTCATGGAGGCGCTCGGCGCCAAGGCCGAGACCAGCAAGATCGTCATGCTGAACGGCTCACCCGCCGACCCCAACACGGCCCGCTTCAAGCAGGGTGCGCTCGGCGTGCTCCAGAACAAGGTCTCCATCGCCAAGTCGTACGACGTCCAGGAGTGGCTTCCCAAGGTCGCCGAGGCGGACATGGAGAAGGCCATCGCGGCGATCGGCCTGAACAACATCGCCGCGGTCTACTCGGCCAACGACGGCATGGCGGGCGCGGCGATCGACGCGCTGAAGAAGGCGGGCGCGACCACGCTCCCGCCGGTCACCGGCCAGGACGCCGACCTGCCGGCGGTGCAGCGGATCGTCGCGGGCGAGCAGTACATGACGGTCTACAAGTCGTTCCTGGAGGAGGCGAACAACGCCGCGGAGATCGCCGTCGCCAAGATCCAGGAGCAGGACATCATGTTCGACTCCCTCACCCAGGACACCGTGGACAGCCCCACCCAGGACGACATCCCCTCGATGCTGGTCCCGGTGGTCGCCCTGACCAAGGAGAACATCAAGACCACGGTGATCAAGGACGGCGTCTACACGGTCAAGGACATCTGCACGGCGGAGTACGCGGCGGACTGCGCGGCGATCGGGCTCGAGTAG
- a CDS encoding helix-turn-helix domain-containing protein, translating into MGTTTGPRSKHVRRNASAMRMVGALLAVFRTAAGYTQSSLADAFALGEETIASIEQGRRRLKPDLAEQLDDFLGTKGALTAALKHLPEVDLVPQWAEEYLEREREAIAISWYENQVLPGLLQTDAYAEAVFRSRVPVYDEDEIARLVAGRVKRREILEGNEAPFTSFVVWEPAVRAPLGGKEVHAEQVRHLRACSELPSLMLQILPLNRTSHAGLAGPFVMLETPEHQRVAYTETQRGSQLIADQDEVAILNQKYAMLRSQALTPEDTRDLLDRLLGEQ; encoded by the coding sequence ATGGGGACGACAACAGGGCCACGGTCGAAGCACGTGCGCCGGAACGCGTCGGCGATGCGGATGGTGGGCGCGCTGCTCGCCGTGTTCCGTACGGCGGCGGGATATACGCAGAGCTCGCTGGCGGACGCGTTCGCCCTCGGCGAGGAGACCATCGCGTCGATCGAGCAGGGCAGACGGCGCCTGAAGCCGGACCTCGCCGAGCAGTTGGACGACTTCCTGGGCACCAAGGGGGCGTTGACGGCGGCGCTGAAGCATCTGCCGGAGGTGGATCTCGTACCGCAGTGGGCGGAGGAGTATCTGGAGCGCGAGAGGGAGGCGATCGCGATCTCGTGGTACGAGAACCAGGTGCTGCCCGGTCTGCTCCAGACGGACGCGTACGCGGAGGCGGTGTTCCGCAGCCGCGTACCGGTCTATGACGAGGACGAGATCGCCCGGTTGGTGGCGGGCCGCGTCAAGCGACGGGAGATCCTGGAGGGCAACGAGGCGCCTTTCACCAGCTTCGTGGTCTGGGAACCAGCGGTAAGGGCCCCGCTGGGCGGCAAGGAGGTACACGCTGAGCAGGTGCGGCATCTGCGTGCGTGCTCGGAACTACCAAGCCTCATGCTCCAGATCCTGCCGCTGAACCGCACCAGCCACGCAGGGCTTGCGGGCCCGTTCGTGATGCTGGAGACGCCCGAGCACCAGCGCGTTGCCTACACGGAGACACAGCGCGGCAGCCAACTCATCGCAGACCAGGACGAGGTGGCGATCCTGAATCAGAAGTATGCGATGCTGCGGTCACAGGCCCTCACGCCCGAGGACACGAGGGATCTGCTGGACCGTCTGCTAGGAGAGCAATGA
- a CDS encoding NAD(P)/FAD-dependent oxidoreductase — protein MKHHIVVLGAGYAGAITAGRIARRLRSDDVRITLVNAEPDFVERIRMHQLATGQNLTPRPLADLFKDTGVELRIGRVTAVDVDAKTVTVDGTTEEHLPYDTLVYALGSRWADQGVPGVTEHAHQIASRPGALRLRGRLTELTAGAPVVVVGAGLTGLELATELAETRPDLDVTLIARGGLGDWLSPKGRAHVRKVTADLNITVHDHTTVTAVEDGAVHTATTAPIPATATVWTAGFGVHPIAAATTLEVTGTGQIVVDDTMRSVSHPDVYAVGDAAYALGPGGKPLRMSCASATPAAWQAADAIAARLADVKVPKAPIRYFHQCISLGRKQGLIQMVKADDTVTDRAWAGRGAARYKEFICKGAYWGVAKPVMYPVRRRKVTLRAAEAIAA, from the coding sequence ATGAAGCACCACATCGTCGTCCTCGGAGCCGGCTACGCCGGAGCGATCACCGCCGGGCGCATCGCCCGCCGACTGCGTAGCGACGACGTCCGGATCACCCTCGTCAACGCCGAGCCCGACTTCGTCGAGCGCATCCGCATGCACCAGCTGGCCACCGGCCAGAACCTCACACCCCGCCCGCTCGCGGACCTGTTCAAGGACACGGGCGTCGAACTCCGCATCGGCCGGGTCACCGCGGTCGACGTGGACGCCAAGACGGTCACCGTCGACGGCACGACCGAGGAACACCTCCCGTACGACACCCTCGTCTACGCCCTCGGCAGCCGCTGGGCCGACCAGGGCGTCCCCGGTGTCACCGAGCACGCCCATCAGATCGCGAGCCGCCCCGGCGCCCTTCGCCTGCGCGGCCGCCTCACCGAACTGACCGCCGGTGCCCCCGTGGTCGTCGTCGGCGCCGGCCTCACCGGCCTCGAACTCGCCACGGAACTCGCCGAGACGCGGCCCGACCTGGACGTCACCCTCATCGCCCGCGGCGGCCTCGGCGACTGGCTGTCCCCCAAGGGCCGCGCCCACGTCCGCAAGGTCACCGCGGACCTGAACATCACCGTCCACGACCACACGACGGTGACCGCGGTCGAGGACGGAGCGGTACATACGGCGACCACGGCCCCGATCCCTGCCACCGCCACCGTCTGGACCGCCGGCTTCGGGGTCCACCCCATCGCCGCCGCGACGACCCTGGAGGTCACCGGCACGGGGCAGATCGTCGTGGACGACACCATGCGCTCGGTCTCGCACCCCGACGTGTACGCCGTCGGCGACGCCGCGTACGCGCTGGGCCCCGGCGGCAAGCCGCTGCGCATGTCCTGCGCCTCGGCCACACCGGCCGCCTGGCAGGCCGCCGACGCGATCGCCGCCCGCCTCGCCGACGTCAAGGTCCCCAAGGCGCCGATCCGTTACTTCCACCAGTGCATCAGCCTCGGCCGCAAGCAGGGCCTCATCCAGATGGTCAAGGCCGACGACACGGTGACGGACCGCGCCTGGGCGGGACGCGGGGCGGCCCGCTACAAGGAGTTCATCTGCAAGGGCGCGTACTGGGGCGTGGCCAAGCCGGTGATGTATCCGGTGCGCCGCAGGAAGGTGACGCTGCGGGCGGCCGAGGCTATTGCCGCGTGA
- the fxsT gene encoding FxSxx-COOH system tetratricopeptide repeat protein, whose amino-acid sequence MTMTTMSQGRIATFYSYKGGVGRSFLLSNSAVLLAQWGYRVLCIDWDLEAPGLHYYFRPFMSVPRTGLTDMVLRVREGEHVGALGHVTQVNLPGGATLDLIPAGSVGDDYVAKVQSIDWDALYRERDFGNVLEEWRERWIDSYDVIFVDSRTGISDSGGICTSQLPHILAFAFTANEQNVDGVLDVVRRAAIARNGLPYDRSRLLTLPLLCRFDMSEEYERAAEWRDRLRGDLKPSYDAWVPDGSPAERVLDNCTVPYSAYWSFGEDLPVITEDFRNPQLISHSIASIAALIARNLEDARLFTESRDAYVDAAIRTGRRGGDYEYDFFVSGTPKTDGEARRLVDLLAAEGLSTFGSTSGGGPDAGARETLRATIDTCRHLILLARDSVESWHRDELNYFLRQTLEEQSDRTVFPVVGSQRVLRDLPALVQSLPSYGLAEGQLADVARAITARVRSDASHVRFDAPSPSERGRVFIGHAPEDRAWAEWVAWNVREAGYEVDEEWPGRAEDSLVTTLLALPDQYRIVHLFGEGEPFDNELPALLQAPDKFVPVRVKEIELPTALQRHGVTDLFGVTEQEAREALLRAVANPGAPPVAPPAFPAAGRAERRLPAIQPSVWNVSARNAGFVGRDELLSEIGARLADRPAAAPLALTGPCGIGKTQLAVEYAHRFGGEYDVVWYLAGKDWGYDLASLAVALGSTPPDNSINASALAVNRELRRRSRWLLIFDDFENPSELTSHLPSGEGHVLITSRNPHWHQGAATLDVPVLPRADAVTLLTSRNRDLAKRDAIQLAEALHRLPLALVQAAETLYLFPPDQYLQLLEQHAAEALDDDGPPDYPGSLTSQLSKSINRLAEQNPQAAAVLRACTLLAPAPLPLSAPALRSSPRAFRQLLMAVERVGLARVSGGSIQMPGLTQAVLRDQLTPELHLRAATDASHLLAGLAQEDDSGAQHLRTDLLPHLLAIAPGDLTTREARYAALLGCWFLTAQGDAQQAVKRLENLHLGWAVELGEDVEETLAAATYRAYIYALFNDHAEAQRLDEDVYDRQRRLLGVDHTDTLRTATNLAIDLAAQRRTAEAVTLGERNLGIQRGVLGDDHPDTLVTAGNLSIDLATLGQDEQADTLRRDTLDRQRRVLGDDHPATRNTVNSRKSRHAPPGVPEPTRS is encoded by the coding sequence ATGACGATGACGACCATGTCCCAGGGCCGGATCGCGACGTTCTACTCCTACAAGGGCGGCGTGGGACGCAGCTTCCTGCTCTCCAACTCGGCCGTGCTGCTGGCTCAGTGGGGTTACCGGGTCCTGTGCATCGACTGGGACCTCGAAGCCCCCGGCCTGCACTACTACTTCCGCCCCTTCATGTCCGTGCCGCGAACCGGGCTGACGGACATGGTGCTGAGGGTGCGGGAGGGGGAGCACGTGGGTGCCCTCGGCCACGTCACGCAGGTCAACCTGCCCGGCGGAGCGACCCTCGACCTCATCCCCGCCGGGAGTGTCGGGGACGACTATGTCGCGAAGGTGCAGAGCATCGACTGGGACGCGCTGTACCGGGAGCGCGACTTCGGCAACGTGCTGGAGGAATGGCGGGAGCGCTGGATCGACTCGTACGACGTGATCTTCGTGGACAGCCGGACGGGGATCTCGGACTCCGGCGGCATCTGCACGTCCCAGTTGCCGCACATCCTGGCATTCGCCTTCACCGCGAACGAGCAGAACGTCGACGGTGTCCTGGACGTGGTCCGACGCGCGGCCATCGCCCGCAACGGACTCCCCTACGACCGCTCACGCCTCCTCACCCTGCCCCTGCTCTGCCGCTTCGACATGAGCGAGGAGTACGAGCGGGCGGCGGAATGGCGTGACCGGCTGCGCGGCGACCTGAAGCCCAGCTACGACGCCTGGGTCCCGGACGGGTCCCCCGCCGAGCGGGTCCTCGACAACTGCACGGTGCCCTACTCGGCGTACTGGTCCTTCGGCGAGGATCTCCCCGTCATCACCGAGGACTTCCGCAACCCCCAGCTGATCAGCCACAGCATCGCCTCGATCGCGGCGCTGATCGCCCGGAACCTGGAGGACGCGCGGCTGTTCACGGAGAGCCGGGACGCGTATGTGGACGCGGCGATCCGGACGGGGCGGCGCGGGGGCGACTACGAGTACGACTTCTTCGTCAGTGGTACGCCGAAGACGGACGGGGAGGCCAGGCGGCTCGTTGACCTGCTCGCGGCCGAAGGCCTGTCCACCTTCGGAAGCACCTCGGGCGGAGGACCGGATGCCGGCGCGCGGGAGACCCTCCGCGCGACCATCGACACCTGCCGCCACCTCATCCTGCTGGCCCGCGACTCCGTGGAATCCTGGCACCGTGACGAGCTGAACTACTTCCTCCGCCAGACCTTGGAGGAGCAGTCCGATCGCACCGTGTTTCCTGTCGTCGGCTCGCAGCGCGTCCTGCGCGACCTGCCGGCCCTCGTTCAGTCACTGCCGTCCTACGGCCTCGCCGAGGGCCAACTGGCTGACGTCGCCAGGGCGATCACAGCGCGGGTCCGCTCTGACGCCTCCCATGTTCGTTTCGACGCACCTTCTCCATCGGAGCGGGGTCGCGTATTCATCGGTCACGCGCCGGAGGATCGGGCGTGGGCGGAGTGGGTGGCCTGGAACGTGCGGGAGGCGGGCTACGAAGTCGACGAGGAGTGGCCCGGGCGGGCGGAAGACAGCCTCGTCACCACTCTGCTGGCCCTCCCTGATCAGTACCGGATTGTGCACCTGTTCGGCGAAGGTGAGCCATTCGACAACGAGTTGCCGGCGCTGCTCCAGGCGCCGGACAAGTTCGTGCCGGTGCGCGTCAAGGAGATCGAGCTGCCGACGGCATTGCAACGGCACGGGGTCACCGACCTGTTCGGAGTGACCGAGCAGGAGGCACGGGAGGCGCTGCTGCGGGCGGTCGCCAACCCGGGCGCCCCGCCGGTGGCTCCGCCCGCGTTCCCGGCGGCGGGCAGAGCGGAGCGACGGTTGCCGGCGATCCAGCCGAGCGTGTGGAACGTATCCGCGCGCAACGCCGGGTTCGTCGGGCGGGATGAGCTGCTGTCGGAGATCGGTGCCAGGCTGGCGGACCGGCCCGCCGCGGCACCGTTGGCACTGACCGGGCCGTGCGGGATCGGCAAGACGCAGTTGGCCGTCGAGTACGCGCACCGGTTCGGCGGCGAGTACGACGTGGTCTGGTACCTGGCGGGCAAGGACTGGGGCTACGACTTGGCCAGTCTCGCGGTCGCCCTCGGCAGCACGCCGCCCGACAATTCCATTAACGCGTCCGCGCTGGCTGTCAACCGGGAACTGCGCAGGCGGTCACGCTGGCTGTTGATCTTCGACGACTTCGAGAACCCGTCCGAGCTGACCAGCCATCTGCCCAGCGGCGAGGGCCATGTGCTGATCACCTCCCGCAATCCGCACTGGCATCAGGGAGCCGCGACACTCGATGTCCCCGTGCTGCCTCGCGCGGACGCGGTCACCCTGCTGACCTCCCGCAACCGCGACCTGGCCAAGCGGGACGCGATCCAACTCGCCGAGGCGTTGCACCGTCTGCCGCTCGCGCTGGTCCAAGCCGCGGAAACCCTTTATCTCTTCCCCCCGGACCAATACCTGCAACTGCTGGAACAACACGCCGCCGAAGCGCTCGACGACGACGGTCCACCCGACTATCCGGGCTCCCTGACCTCACAGCTGAGCAAGAGCATCAACAGGCTGGCGGAGCAGAATCCCCAAGCCGCCGCCGTGTTGCGAGCCTGCACTCTCCTCGCCCCCGCGCCCCTTCCGCTGAGCGCGCCCGCCCTGCGGTCCAGCCCGCGTGCCTTCCGGCAACTCCTGATGGCAGTCGAACGGGTCGGGCTGGCCCGGGTGTCCGGCGGCAGCATCCAGATGCCGGGACTGACCCAGGCCGTCCTGCGCGACCAGCTCACCCCCGAGCTGCACCTCCGGGCCGCCACCGATGCCAGCCATCTGTTGGCGGGCCTCGCCCAGGAAGATGACTCGGGCGCCCAGCACCTCCGGACCGATCTGCTGCCGCATCTCCTCGCCATCGCCCCGGGCGACCTCACCACGCGGGAGGCCCGGTACGCGGCGCTCCTGGGCTGCTGGTTCCTGACGGCCCAGGGCGATGCCCAGCAGGCGGTGAAGAGGCTGGAGAACCTGCACCTGGGCTGGGCCGTGGAGCTGGGCGAAGACGTCGAGGAAACCTTGGCGGCAGCCACCTACCGGGCCTACATCTACGCCCTCTTCAACGACCACGCGGAGGCGCAACGCCTGGACGAGGACGTCTACGACCGACAGCGGCGCCTGCTCGGCGTGGACCACACCGACACGCTGCGCACCGCCACCAACCTCGCCATCGACCTCGCGGCCCAGCGTCGCACGGCAGAAGCCGTCACGCTCGGGGAGCGCAACCTCGGTATCCAGCGCGGGGTGCTCGGCGACGACCACCCCGACACCCTGGTCACCGCCGGCAACCTCTCCATCGACCTCGCGACCCTGGGCCAGGACGAGCAGGCGGACACCCTCCGCCGTGACACCCTCGACCGCCAACGCCGAGTACTCGGCGACGACCATCCCGCCACCCGGAACACCGTCAACAGCCGCAAGTCGCGCCACGCTCCGCCCGGCGTCCCGGAACCGACTCGGTCCTGA
- the sigJ gene encoding RNA polymerase sigma factor SigJ has protein sequence MSLSVTDVDRFEASRYRLEALAYRLLGSVGEAEDAVQETFLRWQAADTGRIEVPEAWLTKVLTNLCLNELTSARARRETYVGQWLPEPLLGGDPMLGPADTAEQRESVSYAVLTLMERLSPNERAVYVLREAFDYPHREIAEILDLTESATQQIYHRAKKHVADDKARRARAETDEAAARRIVEEFLAAATSGDTSSLVRLLTDDALSVGDGGGKIPARATPFSGALSVANFLRGLFKPAQVKRDYAGGRAEMYAWTANGEPAAVAVVDGRVVGIMCLEVTAEGIVAVRNQVNPDKLARATEQWAAGEHGKPLFLAF, from the coding sequence ATGTCTCTGAGCGTGACGGACGTCGATCGTTTCGAGGCCTCCAGGTATCGCCTGGAGGCTCTGGCCTACCGGCTGCTCGGCTCGGTCGGGGAGGCCGAGGACGCCGTACAGGAGACGTTCCTGCGGTGGCAGGCCGCCGACACCGGGCGGATCGAGGTGCCCGAGGCCTGGCTGACCAAGGTCCTCACCAACCTCTGCCTCAACGAACTGACCTCCGCCCGCGCCCGCCGTGAGACCTACGTCGGCCAGTGGCTCCCCGAGCCCCTCCTCGGCGGCGACCCCATGCTCGGCCCCGCCGACACCGCCGAACAGCGCGAGTCGGTGTCGTACGCGGTGCTCACCCTGATGGAGCGGCTCTCGCCGAACGAGCGCGCGGTGTACGTGCTGCGCGAGGCGTTCGACTACCCGCACCGCGAGATCGCCGAGATCCTCGACCTCACCGAGTCCGCCACCCAGCAGATCTACCACCGCGCCAAGAAGCACGTCGCCGACGACAAGGCGCGCAGGGCCCGCGCGGAGACCGACGAGGCCGCCGCCCGCCGGATCGTCGAGGAGTTCCTCGCCGCCGCGACCAGCGGCGACACCAGTTCCCTCGTACGACTGCTCACCGACGACGCGCTCAGCGTCGGCGACGGCGGCGGAAAGATCCCGGCCCGCGCCACCCCGTTCTCCGGCGCCCTGTCGGTCGCGAACTTCCTGCGGGGCCTGTTCAAGCCCGCCCAGGTCAAGCGGGACTACGCGGGCGGCCGGGCCGAGATGTACGCCTGGACGGCGAACGGCGAGCCCGCCGCCGTCGCGGTCGTGGACGGCCGGGTCGTGGGGATCATGTGCCTGGAGGTCACCGCCGAGGGCATCGTCGCGGTCCGCAACCAGGTCAACCCGGACAAGCTGGCGCGGGCGACCGAGCAGTGGGCGGCCGGCGAGCACGGAAAGCCGCTGTTCCTGGCGTTCTGA